A region of Chlorogloeopsis sp. ULAP01 DNA encodes the following proteins:
- a CDS encoding transposase: protein MINKNHQQYLKSFDWKDSVLWTKSYFIASCGGVTVEQLKQYVESQDSPS from the coding sequence ATGATAAATAAAAATCACCAACAATACCTAAAAAGTTTTGACTGGAAAGACTCAGTACTATGGACTAAATCCTACTTCATTGCTAGTTGTGGCGGCGTAACAGTTGAACAACTAAAACAATATGTAGAATCTCAAGATTCTCCCTCCTAG